One Oryza glaberrima chromosome 11, OglaRS2, whole genome shotgun sequence genomic region harbors:
- the LOC127753659 gene encoding F-box protein FBX14-like has translation MTVLDNDLRLIAQSFPQLKELSLMNCNKFTATGLAIIAEQCKHLHVLDLINDQIEDTADEQVDWISMFPQPNTLLESLVFSCVDKPCNFESLEALVARSPGLCRLRVNHHVTVEQLRRLIAIAPNLTHLGTGVFRSKTGYQTGEAPPTVFELATSFAACKSLISLSGFQDANPEYLPAIYPVCANLTSLNLGSVNITEQQLTPIIRRCRNLRTFCVCGTVGDDGLCAVAETCSDLRQLKVYPLFTGSDSDLSVSDVGLEAISKGCQKLETLIYYCGSMTNEAMIIMSNNCPHLRVFRLCILRTHLPDRITGEPMDEGFGAIVMNCKKLSRLSTSGLVTDKAFAYIGQYGKSIKTLSVAFSGNTDMSLRYVFEGCTQLQKLEVQECPFGDEGLLSGLSHFCNMRFLWMSSCRVTMTGCKYVAQQMPNLVAEVISGHSGNEDVTADTVDHLYLYRSLAGPRDDAPSFVKIL, from the coding sequence ATGACAGTCTTGGACAACGACCTCAGGCTTATTGCACAGTCATTCCCGCAGTTGAAGGAGCTCTCACTGATGAACTGCAACAAGTTCACTGCCACCGGCCTCGCTATCATTGCGGAGCAGTGCAAGCATCTCCACGTTCTTGATCTGATTAATGACCAAATTGAGGACACAGCAGACGAGCAAGTGGACTGGATCTCTATGTTTCCCCAGCCCAACACACTACTAGAGTCTCTTGTATTCAGTTGTGTTGACAAGCCCTGCAACTTTGAGTCACTGGAGGCCCTTGTTGCGCGCTCACCGGGTCTATGCCGGCTGCGTGTGAATCATCATGTGACAGTGGAGCAGCTGCGCCGCCTCATAGCAATCGCTCCCAATCTCACGCACCTTGGCACCGGAGTGTTCCGGTCCAAGACTGGTTACCAGACAGGTGAGGCCCCTCCAACGGTGTTTGAACTTGCGACATCTTTCGCAGCATGCAAGTCACTCATCTCCCTCTCGGGTTTCCAGGATGCCAATCCAGAGTACCTACCTGCGATTTACCCAGTTTGTGCCAATctcacatccctcaacttagGATCTGTGAACATAACAGAGCAACAGCTCACGCCCATCATTCGCCGGTGCAGGAATCTTCGGACATTTTGTGTTTGCGGCACCGTTGGTGACGATGGCCTTTGTGCTGTGGCTGAGACGTGCTCGGATCTCAGGCAGCTAAAAGTGTATCCTTTGTTTACTGGGAGTGACTCTGATCTCTCAGTATCAGATGTTGGCCTTGAAGCGATCTCGAAAGGCTGCCAGAAGCTTGAAACCCTAATATACTATTGTGGAAGCATGACAAATGAGGCAATGATCATTATGTCCAACAACTGCCCACACCTTAGAGTCTTCCGCCTCTGCATTTTGAGAACCCACCTCCCAGATAGGATCACCGGGGAACCGATGGATGAAGGTTTTGGAGCAATTGTGATGAATTGTAAGAAGCTTTCTAGGCTTTCGACCTCTGGTCTGGTCACTGACAAGGCATTTGCGTACATTGGACAATACGGGAAATCGATCAAAACTCTGTCTGTTGCCTTCTCTGGAAATACTGACATGTCACTCAGATATGTGTTTGAAGGATGCACTCAGTTGCAGAAACTTGAGGTCCAGGAATGCCCTTTTGGTGATGAAGGATTGCTGTCTGGTTTAAGCCATTTTTGCAACATGAGGTTCTTGTGGATGAGCTCTTGCAGAGTAACCATGACAGGCTGTAAATATGTAGCTCAGCAAATGCCAAATTTGGTGGCTGAAGTGATTAGTGGCCATTCCGGTAATGAAGATGTGACTGCCGATACTGTGGACCATCTGTATTTATATCGATCTCTTGCAGGACCAAGGGATGACGCCCCTTCATTTGTCAAAATCTTGTAG
- the LOC127755707 gene encoding uncharacterized protein LOC127755707 codes for MGSLLSRLAELLSLEENQLQEGVRNRVRQFSRGLKTMDTTLRLVANIPRDQLDEQVRLWAHNVRMLSYDLEDVVDTVLISLRVGSDPEQADLEMLMRLVAKMNDQLFNGSVEYSQMFSDAVAKQQLRYVATKHGAGNYTAVGHPTHDPYTKAMSKRLIGIDGPRDEVIEMLSMGDQSKLKIVSIFGLGGLGKTTLAKAVYDKPKQGFQCRAFVTVGRNPDMNRVLRNILYYLDKRTFTNSNTVTLDEKQLINKLQELLQKKRYFIVIDDLWDMNSWNIIRFALPDDDYGSKVVTTTHLSNIARGIGVVYTLQPLSRGNSRKLLFTRLFDDEGKCLERQSAEATEMFLKKCGGVPLFIIMMASLLATKPEDGWFEMYNSFGFGNGIDDYIENTRRIFSFCYYNMPSHLRICLLYLSIFKEGYEINKCLLIWKWIAEGFIHEEQQIGLFELAEGYFNELINRNMIQPVEDRGTGHVIGCRVHEVVLHLVRSMSSEENFVTILLDSGEKLPSTNANRLALQSTIVEKHHPWLANVDMEPVRSFVAILSSIHVVFPSFRVLRVLALEDCKLTEDYTSSGLEHLGKLLHLRYLGLTGTRGFHQLPEEIGQDLKFLQTLDLYETDLEELPFNVGLLTQLLCLRVDVRTRVPTGLIGHLTSLQELWIYPAVKDYSMGAATAKQFVKDLGNLRELRVLRTRIIGWNDSMEIALVESLQNFQRIQLLELDGESYLGKGITWEAGFASSHHLRYLSLACMQLTRLPAWMNSSLLPNLSYLVVNVQFWQEKDMETLGRLPELCSLKLQSCNIRVVNIRDVRGDIEYFPKLRSLTTYNILIMFDIYSGKPSSSSVGIDAATIMPSLEYLNVMVQVRFLKDGDLGFDKLVSVNLPSLQTVMVRIDCSDACLAEVKEAEAALTYAVNFHPNHPTLEMIRYSEYKMVSSDQTQQVYAIIPITSTTSCVRQFGGEGRAMHPISSSLGAMPSLLTKLGMLLDQGCRLPKRVKDRMQLLKGDLEEVGTYLEYLSKVDNPHLIAKCWMKEVRELSFDIEDYIYDIEDKIKFVRHVHQNSKTKFVCKINPLKIDGVPRRLKWNQQIANMISEFRIYVQEAIERYKRYDLHLCSSRHSYVPGGCVLPAAYELTANLVIDGRTNKFIKWLANDRDQRLKVVSIVGSGGVGKTTIAKLFYTKFGGQFDCRAFIQVPQRPNVKRLFYDIISQVQQNNPYDDCNVLDLIDNTRRHLKDKRYLIIIDNLSAASVWDILNQAFPECTQRSRIITTTRIKDVALTCCLHRLECIFEMKPLEDDYSRKLFFNIIFGSESGCPHRFNKVSNKIVQICGGMPLAIIIIASLLASQPVVSMELWINICDSLSPDLWTESTSDGMRQVLNLCYDNLPHYLKTCLLYLNMYPEGYKICKDALVKTWVAEGFIDAPKGIDREKVAESYFDELVSRRFIQPIEIIYNDVVSSCILHDLVRDLIAYKSVEENFIVVVDCYRKNMVLIDKVRRLSLHFSDSKYIKVPGNIKRSQVRSLNFFGLFECMPSITDFKRLRVLNLQLFGRPGDITLDFTGISKLFQLTYLKIVCDICIELPHQMRGLQILETLDMDTKLSAVPWDVFNLSGLLHLHLLLEPSLLDWIGQMKTAIKLGSLNPRSNSSQGTLNNLQDIHLSCSTLPPKNLQRNMEALGSLLGAVGNLKTLAIGSSYQKVDMVSGTSDATIDWDILAPPRFLQRFEWLLHDCIFSKVPKWIGELDNLCILNIAVRELVKNGIDILRRLPALTSLSLNVHTASIEKVIFDKGGFSILEYLEFSCSAPWLKFESDAIPNLRKLKLGFKALSENIHGTVPIIIEHLPGLKEISVKISGGGGGGGDGGCAEFALTSAVRNHPSNPKINVQLVDWIFYSDQDKEHATPAMGITYLTTARDRNTASLVCRYWG; via the exons CGATATGTGGCTACCAAGCATGGCGCAGGCAATTACACTGCTGTTGGTCATCCTACCCATGATCCATACACAAAGGCAATGTCAAAAAGGCTTATTGGCATTGACGGACCAAGGGATGAGGTGATAGAGATGCTGTCCATGGGGGATCAGAGCAAGTTGAAGATCGTCTCCATTTTTGGATTGGGAGGATTGGGCAAGACCACTTTAGCCAAAGCAGTATATGACAAGCCTAAACAAGGTTTCCAATGCCGGGCTTTTGTTACTGTTGGTCGGAATCCTGACATGAATAGAGTCTTAAGGAATATTCTCTATTATCTTGACAAGAGAACTTTCACCAACTCAAACACGGTTACTTTAGATGAAAAGCAGCTTATCAACAAACTACAGGAATTACTCCAGAAAAAGAG GTATTTTATCGTCATTGATGACTTGTGGGATATGAATTCATGGAACATAATAAGATTTGCTTTACCAGACGATGACTATGGAAGCAAAGTGGTCACAACTACCCATCTTTCTAACATTGCCAGAGGTATAGGTGTTGTTTACACTCTGCAACCACTTTCTCGTGGTAACTCTAGAAAATTGTTATTTACAAGACTATTTGACGATGAAGGCAAATGTCTGGAGAGACAATCAGCTGAGGCAACTgaaatgtttttgaaaaaatgtGGTGGTGTCCCATTATTTATCATCATGATGGCTAGTTTGTTGGCCACTAAACCTGAAGATGGCTGGTTTGAGATGTACAACTCTTTTGGTTTTGGGAATGGAATTGATGATTACATAGAGAACACAAGAaggatattttctttttgctactATAATATGCCTTCTCATCTAAGGATCTGCTTATTGTATCTAAGCATTTTTAAAGAAGGCTATGAGATCAACAAATGTCTTTTGATATGGAAGTGGATAGCTGAAGGCTTCATCCATGAAGAACAACAGATAGGGTTATTTGAGCTTGCTGAGGGGTACTTCAATGAGCTGATAAACAGAAATATGATCCAACCTGTGGAGGATCGAGGCACTGGACATGTAATTGGTTGCCGAGTTCATGAAGTTGTATTGCATCTTGTCCGTTCAATGTCGAGTGAAGAAAACTTTGTCACCATATTATTGGATAGTGGCGAGAAACTTCCATCAACCAATGCAAACAGATTAGCCCTGCAATCCACAATTGTCGAAAAACACCACCCTTGGCTGGCTAATGTGGACATGGAACCAGTGAGGTCATTTGTTGCCATTTTATCCAGCATCCATGTGGTATTTCCAAGCTTTCGAGTTTTGCGTGTACTTGCTCTAGAAGATTGCAAACTCACAGAAGATTACACGAGCAGCGGCCTAGAGCATCTTGGGAAATTGCTGCACCTGAGGTACCTTGGGCTAACAGGGACACGCGGTTTTCATCAGCTCCCAGAAGAAATAGGACAGGACCTAAAGTTTCTGCAAACACTGGACTTGTATGAAACTGACTTAGAAGAGTTGCCATTCAATGTGGGCTTACTGACACAGCTTTTGTGCCTGCGTGTTGATGTGCGTACAAGGGTGCCTACCGGTTTGATCGGGCATCTAACATCACTGCAGGAACTGTGGATTTACCCCGCTGTGAAGGACTACAGTATGGGGGCTGCCACTGCAAAGCAGTTTGTGAAGGATTTGGGTAATCTGAGGGAACTAAGGGTGCTCAGGACAAGGATTATTGGGTGGAATGACAGCATGGAAATAGCTCTGGTGGAATCTCTACAAAATTTTCAGAGGATCCAGCTCTTGGAGCTTGATGGTGAATCGTATTTGGGAAAGGGTATAACATGGGAAGCAGGATTTGCCTCCTCTCACCACCTCAGATACCTGTCTTTAGCATGCATGCAACTAACTAGGCTGCCAGCTTGGATGAACTCGTCACTTCTACCAAACCTCAGCTATTTAGTTGTGAATGTGCAGTTTTGGCAAGAGAAAGACATGGAAACTCTTGGGAGATTGCCAGAACTCTGTAGTCTCAAACTCCAGTCGTGCAACATAAGAGTTGTAAACATTAGGGATGTTCGTGGGGATATAGAATACTTTCCAAAATTGAGATCTCTCACTACATATAATATATTGATCATGTTTGATATCTATAGCGGCAAGCCTAGTAGCAGCAGCGTAGGCATAGATGCCGCTACTATTATGCCAAGCCTTGAATATCTTAATGTTATGGTCCAAGTGAGGTTCCTCAAGGATGGCGACCTTGGTTTCGACAAGCTTGTCTCCGTGAACCTCCCTTCGCTTCAGACAGTCATGGTTCGCATCGACTGTTCAGATGCCTGTCTGGCAGAGGTTAAGGAAGCAGAAGCAGCGTTGACTTACGCAGTGAACTTCCATCCTAATCATCCTACACTTGAAATGATAAGATACAGTGAATATAAGATGGTGTCATCTGATCAAACCCAACAG GTATATGCAATAATACCAATTACCTCTACAACTTCGTGTGTTAGACAATTTGGAGGCGAAGGTAGAGCAATGCACCCAATCAGTTCATCACTGGGCGCTATGCCATCCCTCCTCACAAAGCTAGGCATGCTGCTAGATCAAGGATGCAGGCTGCCGAAGAGGGTCAAGGACAGGATGCAGCTCCTTAAGGGTGATCTTGAAGAAGTAGGCACGTACCTTGAGTACCTCTCCAAGGTGGACAATCCTCATCTGATAGCTAAGTGCTGGATGAAGGAGGTGCGCGAGCTGTCCTTTGATATTGAGGATTACATTTACGATATTGAAGACAAAATTAAATTTGTGAGGCATGTCCATCAGAACAGTAAGACAAAATTTGTCTGCAAAATCAACCCTCTGAAGATTGATGGTGTTCCTAGAAGACTCAAGTGGAACCAACAGATCGCAAACATGATATCAGAATTTAGAATTTATGTCCAGGAGGCAATTGAACGGTACAAACGATATGATCTCCACCTTTGCTCCTCTAGACACAGTTATGTGCCAGGTGGCTGTGTGCTGCCAGCAGCATATGAACTAACTGCCAACCTAGTGATTGATGGGCGGACGAACAAGTTTATCAAATGGCTGGCCAACGACAGGGATCAGAGGCTCAAGGTGGTATCTATTGTTGGATCTGGTGGTGTTGGTAAAACTACAATTGCCAAGCTTTTCTACACCAAATTTGGTGGACAATTTGACTGTCGAGCCTTCATCCAGGTGCCGCAAAGGCCCAATGTGAAGAGGCTTTTCTATGACATAATCTCCCAAGTCCAGCAGAACAACCCCTATGATGATTGTAATGTGCTTGATCTAATTGACAATACCAGGCGGCATTTAAAAGATAAAAG GTATTTAATTATAATTGACAATTTATCTGCTGCATCTGTGTGGGATATTTTAAATCAAGCTTTTCCGGAGTGTACCCAGAGGAGCAGAATAATAACAACTACACGGATTAAAGATGTTGCATTAACTTGTTGCCTTCATCGCTTGGAGTGTATTTTTGAGATGAAACCTCTGGAAGACGATTACTCAAGAAAGCTATTttttaacataatttttggCTCTGAAAGTGGTTGTCCTCATAGATTCAACAAAGTTTCaaataaaattgttcaaatatgTGGTGGTATGCCGCTAGCAATAATCATCATAGCTAGCCTTTTGGCAAGCCAGCCAGTCGTATCGATGGAGCTATGGATAAACATTTGCGATTCTTTAAGCCCAGATTTGTGGACAGAATCTACTTCAGATGGAATGAGACAAGTACTAAACCTCTGCTACGATAATCTTCCTCATTATTTGAAGACATGCTTGCTCTATCTTAATATGTACCCAGAGGGCTACAAAATCTGCAAGGATGCTTTGGTTAAGACATGGGTGGCTGAAGGTTTTATTGATGCACCAAAGGGCATTGACAGGGAGAAAGTTGCAGAAAGCTATTTTGATGAACTTGTTAGTAGAAGGTTCATCCAACCTATAGAGATCATCTACAATGATGTGGTGTCATCCTGTATACTTCATGATTTGGTACGTGATCTTATTGCATACAAGTCTGTAGAGGAGAATTTCATAGTGGTAGTAGATTGTTATCGAAAGAATATGGTGCTCATTGATAAGGTTCGTCGACTTTCTCTCCATTTTTCCgattcaaaatatataaaggTGCCTGGAAATATCAAAAGATCACAAGTTCGGTCACTTAACTTCTTTGGATTGTTTGAGTGCATGCCTTCTATTACAGACTTTAAGCGTCTCCGCGTTCTAAATCTTCAATTATTCGGTCGTCCTGGTGACATCACGTTAGACTTCACTGGGATTTCCAAACTGTTTCAACTGACATATTTGAAGATTGTGTGCGATATCTGCATCGAATTACCACACCAAATGCGAGGGCTGCAAATATTGGAAACACTGGACATGGATACAAAACTTTCTGCTGTTCCATGGGATGTTTTCAACCTCTCAGGTTTGTTACATCTCCATCTTCTCTTAGAGCCAAGTCTGCTGGACTGGATTGGACAGATGAAAACAGCCATTAAACTAGGCAGCCTTAACCCTAGAAGTAACTCATCACAGGGCACTCTGAACAACCTGCAGGATATTCATCTCAGCTGTTCTACATTGCCTCCCAAGAATCTACAAAGAAACATGGAAGCACTGGGATCTTTACTTGGGGCAGTCGGCAATCTGAAAACACTTGCTATTGGTTCCAGTTATCAAAAAGTTGATATGGTTTCTGGAACCTCAGATGCAACTATTGATTGGGATATCTTGGCTCCTCCTCGTTTTCTCCAGAGATTTGAGTGGCTGCTGCATGATTGCATCTTTTCCAAAGTTCCCAAATGGATAGGAGAACTTGATAACCTCTGTATTTTAAATATTGCAGTAAGGGAACTTGTCAAGAATGGCATTGATATTCTCAGGAGATTGCCTGCCCTCACATCTTTGTCACTGAATGTGCATACAGCATCCATTGAAAAAGTCATCTTTGACAAGGGGGGATTCTCAATTCTTGAGTACTTAGAGTTCAGCTGCAGTGCACCTTGGCTGAAATTTGAGTCAGATGCAATACCCAATCTCAGGAAGCTCAAATTAGGCTTTAAGGCCCTCAGTGAAAATATACATGGCACTGTACCTATCATCATCGAACACTTGCCAGGCCTCAAGGAGATCTCTGTAAAAATtagcgggggtgggggtgggggtggtgaTGGTGGCTGCGCAGAGTTTGCATTAACATCTGCTGTTAGAAATCATCCAAGCAATCCTAAAATTAACGTACAGTTGGTGGATTGGATTTTTTACAGTGACCAAGACAAAGAGCACGCTACTCCGGCCATGGGGATAACG TACCTCACGACGGCGCGTGATCGGAACACAGCATCACTTGTTTGCCGCTACTG GGGCTGA